Proteins co-encoded in one Meiothermus sp. genomic window:
- the carB gene encoding carbamoyl-phosphate synthase large subunit encodes MPARTDLKKIMIIGSGPITIGQAAEFDYSGTQAVKALRSVGYQVVLVNSNPATIMTDPELAEGTYLEPLTVEFLEKIIAAERPDALLPTLGGQTALNLSMALYEQGILEKYGVELIGANAAAIKKGEDREEFQKAMLKIGVDVPRGKMVHSLEEGLAFAREVTGYPVVVRPSFTLGGTGGGIAENEAEFVEILTRGLSLSPTHSALVEESIVGWKEYELEVMRDKNDTVVIITSIENVDPMGVHTGDSITVAPAQTLSDVEYQRMRDAAIAIIREIGVETGGSNIQFAVDPKSGRMIVIEMNPRVSRSSALASKATGFPIAKIAALLAVGYTLDEIPNDITQKTPASFEPTIDYVVTKIPRFAFEKFSTLPNTNPGGFSDRLGTQMKSVGEVMAIGRTFKESFGKALRSLEADVRSEFSGLTTEELEARLYPNPTRIYAVLELLRRGEPVDRLYEKTRIEPWFLTQLKEVAEAEHDLETEPHRLEDLEDWRYVKGLGLSDARVGELLGVSEAAARKQRLAAGCKPVYKTVDTCAAEFEAYTPYHYSTYELEDEVRQTSKPKVVILGSGPIRIGQGVEFDYATVHAVWALREAVIPPERPGEAGARGYETIMVNSNPETVSTDYDTADRLYFEPLTLEDVLNLAAHEQPIGAIATLGGQTPLKLARKLAEAGVPLLGTSWEAIHKAEDRAEFNQLCAALGIPQPKGAVARNPEEALKLAETLGYPLMARPSYVLGGRAMQVVRNPEELRWYLSGIYAALAERPSILLDQYLENALELDVDALCDGKRVVVAGIMEHIERAGVHSGDSATILPPISLTPEQLETVKAYTRKLALAVGVRGLINVQYALKDGVVYILEANPRASRTVPFVSKAIGHPLAKYAALIAVGQTLDELGFTEDPTPGFYSVKEVLIPWLKFPGVIPVLGPEMRSTGESMGIDTDPYLAYYRAELGVGQRLPLSGRVRFIGAEELKPDWEAAGFEVSEGDYDLLIALTPHPELRRAVETGKPFITTLEGARWSLEAILRARSSSLSVRSLQAWHGAKKPAL; translated from the coding sequence ATGCCTGCTCGCACCGACCTGAAAAAGATTATGATTATCGGCTCCGGCCCCATCACCATCGGCCAGGCGGCAGAATTCGATTACTCGGGAACCCAGGCTGTCAAGGCCCTGCGCAGTGTGGGCTACCAGGTGGTGCTGGTAAATTCCAACCCGGCCACCATCATGACCGACCCTGAGCTTGCGGAGGGCACCTACCTCGAGCCCCTCACGGTGGAGTTTTTAGAAAAAATTATCGCTGCCGAACGCCCGGACGCCCTCCTGCCCACCCTGGGCGGCCAGACCGCGCTCAACCTCTCGATGGCCCTTTACGAACAGGGCATTCTGGAAAAGTACGGTGTCGAGCTAATTGGGGCCAATGCTGCCGCCATCAAGAAGGGCGAAGACCGCGAGGAATTCCAAAAAGCCATGCTCAAGATTGGCGTGGACGTGCCCAGGGGCAAGATGGTACACAGCCTGGAAGAGGGGCTGGCCTTTGCCCGCGAGGTGACCGGCTATCCGGTGGTGGTGCGGCCCAGCTTCACCCTGGGGGGCACCGGCGGGGGCATCGCGGAAAACGAAGCCGAGTTCGTGGAAATCCTGACCCGCGGGCTTTCGCTCTCCCCCACCCACTCTGCCCTGGTGGAGGAGAGCATCGTGGGCTGGAAGGAGTACGAGCTCGAGGTCATGCGCGACAAAAACGATACTGTGGTGATCATTACCTCCATCGAGAACGTGGATCCCATGGGCGTGCATACCGGCGACTCCATCACCGTAGCCCCGGCCCAGACCCTCTCGGATGTGGAGTACCAGCGCATGCGCGACGCGGCCATCGCCATCATCCGCGAGATTGGGGTGGAGACCGGGGGCTCCAATATCCAGTTCGCCGTTGACCCCAAGAGCGGGCGGATGATCGTGATCGAGATGAACCCCCGGGTTTCCCGCTCCAGCGCCCTGGCCTCCAAGGCCACCGGCTTCCCCATCGCCAAAATTGCCGCGCTGCTGGCGGTAGGCTACACCCTGGACGAGATCCCCAACGACATCACCCAGAAGACCCCGGCCAGCTTTGAGCCCACCATCGATTACGTGGTCACCAAGATTCCCCGCTTCGCCTTCGAGAAGTTCAGCACCCTGCCCAACACCAACCCCGGCGGCTTCTCCGACCGGCTCGGCACCCAGATGAAAAGCGTGGGCGAGGTGATGGCCATTGGCCGCACCTTCAAGGAATCCTTTGGCAAGGCCCTCAGGAGCCTCGAGGCCGACGTGCGCTCGGAGTTCTCGGGGCTTACCACCGAGGAGCTGGAGGCCCGGCTCTACCCCAACCCCACGCGAATTTATGCAGTCCTGGAATTGCTGCGGCGGGGTGAGCCCGTGGATCGTCTGTACGAAAAGACCAGAATTGAGCCCTGGTTCCTGACCCAGCTCAAGGAGGTGGCGGAGGCCGAACACGACCTCGAGACCGAGCCGCACCGCCTGGAAGACCTCGAGGACTGGCGCTACGTCAAGGGCCTGGGCCTCTCGGATGCTCGAGTGGGCGAGCTGCTGGGGGTTTCCGAGGCCGCGGCCCGCAAACAGCGCCTGGCAGCGGGCTGCAAGCCGGTTTACAAAACTGTGGACACCTGCGCCGCCGAGTTCGAGGCCTACACCCCCTACCACTACAGCACCTACGAGCTGGAAGACGAGGTGCGCCAGACTTCCAAGCCCAAAGTGGTCATTCTGGGCAGCGGCCCCATCCGCATCGGACAGGGGGTGGAGTTCGACTATGCCACCGTGCACGCGGTCTGGGCCCTGCGCGAAGCAGTGATACCGCCTGAGCGGCCCGGCGAAGCCGGGGCACGGGGCTACGAGACCATCATGGTCAACTCCAACCCCGAGACCGTCTCCACCGACTACGACACCGCCGACCGCCTCTATTTCGAGCCCCTTACCCTCGAGGATGTGCTCAACCTGGCCGCTCACGAGCAGCCCATCGGGGCCATTGCCACCCTGGGCGGCCAGACCCCCCTAAAGCTGGCTAGAAAGCTGGCCGAGGCCGGTGTTCCGCTGCTGGGGACGAGTTGGGAAGCCATCCACAAAGCCGAGGACCGGGCCGAGTTCAATCAGCTCTGCGCCGCGCTGGGCATCCCCCAGCCCAAGGGCGCGGTAGCCCGCAACCCCGAGGAGGCCCTCAAGCTGGCCGAGACCCTGGGCTATCCCCTGATGGCCCGGCCCAGCTACGTGCTGGGGGGGCGGGCCATGCAGGTGGTGCGCAACCCCGAAGAACTGCGCTGGTATCTGAGTGGCATCTACGCGGCGCTGGCCGAGCGGCCCTCGATTCTCCTGGATCAGTACCTGGAAAACGCCCTCGAGCTCGACGTAGACGCGCTTTGCGATGGCAAGCGGGTGGTGGTAGCGGGCATCATGGAGCACATCGAGCGGGCCGGGGTGCACTCCGGCGACTCGGCCACCATCCTGCCGCCCATCTCCCTCACGCCCGAGCAGCTCGAGACCGTCAAAGCCTACACCCGCAAACTGGCCCTGGCGGTGGGGGTCAGGGGCCTAATCAACGTGCAGTACGCCCTCAAGGATGGCGTGGTCTACATCCTGGAGGCCAACCCCCGCGCTTCGCGCACGGTGCCGTTTGTCTCCAAGGCCATCGGCCACCCGCTGGCCAAGTACGCGGCCCTGATTGCGGTGGGCCAAACCCTGGACGAGCTGGGCTTCACCGAAGACCCCACCCCTGGCTTCTACTCGGTCAAAGAGGTCTTGATTCCCTGGCTCAAGTTCCCCGGGGTGATCCCGGTGCTGGGGCCCGAGATGCGCTCCACCGGCGAGAGCATGGGCATCGACACCGACCCCTACCTGGCCTACTACCGGGCCGAGCTGGGGGTGGGCCAGCGGCTGCCGCTTTCCGGCAGGGTGCGTTTCATCGGGGCCGAAGAGCTTAAGCCCGACTGGGAGGCCGCCGGTTTTGAGGTCTCCGAAGGGGATTACGACCTGCTGATTGCCCTCACCCCCCACCCCGAGCTGCGCCGCGCGGTGGAGACCGGCAAGCCCTTCATCACCACGCTCGAGGGGGCCCGGTGGAGCCTCGAAGCCATTCTTCGCGCACGTAGCTCGAGTCTATCGGTTAGGTCGCTGCAAGCCTGGCATGGCGCAAAAAAACCAGCCCTGTAA
- a CDS encoding ferritin translates to MPKAAQSMISSKLAQKLGEQIGHELGAHQQYLAIGTYFAQQNLDRWAALFYQQAAEEKEHAMKIVRFLTDVGQTVHFPAIPAASTGFKSPADAVAQALKWERTVTEQFQTMAKIALAEGDYVGFQFLQWFLEEQVEEVSSMEKYLALVESGINLFQAEALLETEA, encoded by the coding sequence ATGCCAAAGGCTGCACAGTCTATGATCTCGAGCAAACTCGCCCAGAAACTCGGAGAGCAGATTGGCCACGAACTCGGTGCGCACCAGCAGTACCTGGCCATCGGCACCTACTTTGCCCAGCAAAACCTGGACAGGTGGGCCGCGCTCTTTTACCAGCAGGCTGCGGAGGAAAAAGAGCATGCTATGAAGATTGTGCGCTTTCTGACCGATGTGGGCCAGACCGTGCACTTCCCGGCCATCCCGGCGGCTTCCACCGGTTTCAAAAGCCCGGCGGATGCGGTTGCCCAGGCCCTCAAGTGGGAACGCACCGTGACCGAGCAGTTCCAGACCATGGCCAAAATTGCCCTGGCCGAAGGTGATTATGTAGGCTTCCAGTTCTTGCAGTGGTTCTTAGAAGAGCAGGTCGAGGAAGTAAGCAGCATGGAGAAGTACCTGGCCCTGGTTGAAAGCGGCATTAACCTCTTCCAGGCCGAGGCCTTGCTGGAGACAGAAGCCTAG
- a CDS encoding rhodanese-like domain-containing protein translates to MRMLKPELLKNFLQDNPVIVDVRPPEQYNRADLEGALHIPLHDIQQGNHSLPKDRPLLLVCERGVTSELAGLYLEAAGYEQVYNLEGGLQKLRKVTEGL, encoded by the coding sequence ATGCGGATGCTCAAACCGGAGTTGCTGAAGAACTTTCTACAGGACAACCCTGTGATCGTGGACGTGCGCCCGCCCGAACAATACAACCGCGCCGACCTCGAGGGCGCCTTGCATATCCCTCTGCACGACATCCAGCAGGGCAACCACAGCCTGCCCAAAGACCGTCCCCTGCTGCTGGTTTGCGAGCGGGGGGTGACTAGTGAGCTAGCCGGGCTTTACCTGGAAGCGGCGGGTTATGAGCAGGTCTACAACCTCGAGGGCGGCCTGCAAAAGCTGCGCAAGGTGACCGAAGGGCTGTAG